From one Cynocephalus volans isolate mCynVol1 chromosome X, mCynVol1.pri, whole genome shotgun sequence genomic stretch:
- the LOC134368599 gene encoding testis-specific Y-encoded protein 3-like has protein sequence MKAELGGTSEEASWTGVEAVQESEALAEREAAATGREVALVLFAAVEVVESLEALQLEMEPVNNQARTAFACLRQNLVQRRRTLLGHRRSIIQGIPGFWAKAIVNHPEMLAMISDEDEDLLSYVIDLEVEEIRHPIHCCKIMMFFRDNPYFRNKVIIKEYLINVTGYTASHSTPVQWYQDYEHEAYSRRHHNSSVNFFFNWFSDHNFAGSNRIAEIICEDLWLNPLRYHMRMQVPGQGTERA, from the exons ATGAag GCAGAGTTGGGTGGGACGTCCGAGGAGGCCTCCTGGACCGGGGTTGAAGCTGTGCAGGAAAGCGAggccttggcagagagggaggcggcgGCGACCGGGCGGGAGGTGGCGCTAGTTTTGTTTgcggcagtggaggtggtggag TCGCTGGAGGCCCTTCAGTTAGAGATGGAGCCCGTGAACAACCAAGCCAGGACGGCCTTTGCTTGTTTGAGGCAGAACCTGGTGCAGAGACGTAGGACTCTTCTCGGTCACCGAAGGTCCATCATCcagggcatccctggcttctgggccaaagcc attgtgaaccaccccgagatgttggccatgatcagcgatgaagatgaagacttgcttagctacgtgatcgacttggag gtggaggaaatcaggcatcccattcactgctgcaagatCATGATGTTCTTTCGGGACAACCCGTACTTCcggaataaagtgattattaaggaatatctcattaatgtcaccg gatatacggcatctcattccactccagttcagtggtatcaggattatgaacatgaggcttatagccgcaggcaccacaacagcagtgttaacttcttcttcaactggttttctgaccacaactttgcaggatctaacaggatcgctgag atcatctgtgaagacctatggctcaatcccctgcggtaccacatgaggatgcaggtgcctggacagggaaccgagagggca